A region of Micromonospora sp. WMMD882 DNA encodes the following proteins:
- a CDS encoding potassium transporter TrkG, with product MRRFLRHPVRLVPLGFLTAILLGTGLLMLPQANAGHRFTPFMTALFTATSAVSVTGMSVVDTSDYWAAPGLVMITVLTQLGGLGILTGATLVVLTVSRRLGLHNRLLVQAETAEFGIGDVRRLLLRIGLTVLVCETAITVVVAARLHLAYAYPPGRALWYALFHAVQAFNNSGFALYPDSLVRFAYDAWVTVPLALGAIVGGLGFPALFEAGREWRRPSGWSVSTKLTVWGSIVLLLVGFVGLLAAEWTNPLTLGPAGWAQKALVASTQDAFLRTGGFGTLDVTRLAEESYLLIIALMFIGGGSASTAGGIKVATFFLLAFVIWAEVRGEPDVTVGRRRVAGASQRQALTVALLSLAVVVAGTVGLILLTEGVRYYQALFEVTSAFSTAGLSVGVAPRLPAAGQLALAVLMYVGRVGTLTLGSAIALNTRRRLYRYPEEQPVVG from the coding sequence GTGCGCCGGTTCCTTCGTCATCCGGTACGGCTCGTGCCCCTGGGGTTCCTGACGGCGATCCTGCTCGGCACCGGCCTGCTGATGCTGCCCCAGGCCAACGCCGGGCACCGGTTCACCCCGTTCATGACCGCCCTGTTCACGGCCACCTCGGCGGTGTCGGTGACGGGGATGAGCGTGGTCGACACGTCGGACTACTGGGCTGCCCCCGGCCTGGTGATGATCACGGTGTTGACCCAGCTCGGCGGGCTGGGCATCCTCACCGGCGCCACCCTGGTCGTGCTGACGGTGTCCCGGCGGCTGGGGCTGCACAACCGGTTGCTGGTGCAGGCGGAGACCGCCGAGTTCGGCATCGGCGACGTCCGCCGGCTGCTGCTGCGGATCGGGCTGACCGTGCTGGTCTGCGAGACCGCGATCACGGTGGTCGTGGCGGCGCGGCTGCATCTCGCGTACGCCTATCCGCCCGGCCGGGCGCTCTGGTACGCGCTGTTCCACGCCGTCCAGGCGTTCAACAACAGCGGTTTCGCGCTCTACCCGGACAGCCTGGTCCGGTTCGCGTACGACGCCTGGGTCACCGTGCCGCTGGCCCTCGGCGCGATCGTCGGCGGGCTCGGTTTCCCCGCGCTGTTCGAGGCCGGCCGGGAGTGGCGACGGCCGAGCGGTTGGTCGGTCAGCACGAAGCTCACCGTGTGGGGCAGCATCGTCCTGCTGCTGGTCGGCTTCGTCGGGCTGCTGGCCGCCGAGTGGACCAACCCGCTGACGCTCGGCCCCGCGGGCTGGGCGCAGAAGGCGCTGGTCGCGTCCACCCAGGACGCGTTCCTGCGTACCGGCGGGTTCGGCACGCTCGACGTGACCCGGCTGGCGGAGGAGAGCTACCTGCTGATCATCGCGCTGATGTTCATCGGTGGGGGCAGCGCCAGTACGGCCGGCGGCATCAAGGTCGCCACGTTCTTCCTGCTCGCCTTCGTCATCTGGGCCGAGGTGCGGGGCGAGCCGGACGTCACGGTGGGCCGGCGTCGGGTGGCCGGGGCGAGCCAGCGGCAGGCGCTCACCGTGGCCCTGCTGAGCCTGGCTGTGGTCGTCGCCGGGACGGTCGGGTTGATCCTGCTGACCGAGGGCGTCCGCTACTACCAGGCGCTGTTCGAGGTGACCTCCGCGTTCAGCACCGCCGGGCTGTCGGTCGGGGTCGCCCCACGGTTGCCCGCCGCCGGTCAGCTCGCCCTGGCCGTCCTGATGTACGTCGGCCGCGTCGGCACCCTCACCCTCGGGTCGGCGATCGCGTTGAACACCCGACGCCGGCTGTACCGCTACCCGGAGGAGCAACCCGTTGTCGGCTGA
- a CDS encoding glycerophosphodiester phosphodiesterase: protein MRRTLSALGVAGALLTVAVAVPTATAVGAAPEARADRSRAGDRAGDRAGDRPIVIAHRGASGYRPEHTLEAYRLAIRMGADYIEPDLVSTKDGVLVARHENEISGTTDVAARPEFAARQATRTIDGVRVTGWFTEDFTLAELRTLRAKERLPQVRVTNTAYDGQFLVPTFQEVVDLAREEGRKRGRTIGVYPETKHPTYFQSIGLPLEEPLVAVLRANKLTRRNSPVIIQSFETANLRKLDRMIDVPLAQLLDASGRPYDFTAAGDPRTYADLATPAGLRWIAGYADGIGANKNLIVPRDAAGKLLAPTTLVRDAHREKLIVHAWTFRAENQFLPADFRAGADPNARGDITAEYELFYQLGLDGVFADHPDTAVAARAGLA from the coding sequence TTGCGACGTACCCTTTCCGCCCTCGGCGTGGCCGGCGCGCTGCTCACGGTCGCGGTGGCCGTGCCCACCGCCACGGCCGTCGGCGCCGCGCCCGAGGCCCGGGCGGACCGGTCCCGGGCCGGCGACCGGGCCGGCGACCGGGCCGGCGACCGGCCCATCGTGATCGCCCACCGGGGGGCCAGCGGCTACCGGCCCGAGCACACCCTGGAGGCGTACCGGCTGGCGATCCGGATGGGGGCCGACTACATCGAGCCGGACCTGGTCTCGACGAAGGACGGCGTGCTGGTCGCCCGGCACGAGAACGAGATCTCCGGCACCACCGACGTGGCGGCCCGCCCCGAGTTCGCCGCCCGCCAGGCGACCAGGACCATCGACGGGGTGCGGGTGACCGGCTGGTTCACCGAGGACTTCACGCTCGCCGAGCTGCGTACCCTGCGGGCCAAGGAGCGGCTGCCGCAGGTCCGGGTGACGAACACCGCGTACGACGGGCAGTTCCTGGTGCCCACCTTCCAGGAGGTCGTCGACCTGGCCCGCGAAGAGGGCCGCAAGCGGGGCCGGACGATCGGCGTCTACCCGGAGACCAAGCACCCCACCTACTTCCAGTCGATCGGGTTGCCGCTGGAGGAGCCGCTGGTCGCGGTGCTCCGCGCCAACAAGCTGACCAGGCGGAACTCGCCGGTGATCATCCAGTCCTTCGAGACGGCAAACCTCCGCAAGCTCGACCGCATGATCGACGTGCCGCTGGCCCAGCTCCTCGACGCCTCCGGCCGCCCGTACGACTTCACCGCCGCCGGTGACCCGCGCACCTACGCCGACCTGGCCACGCCGGCCGGGCTGCGGTGGATCGCCGGGTACGCCGACGGCATCGGCGCGAACAAGAATCTGATCGTGCCCCGGGACGCCGCCGGGAAGCTGCTCGCCCCGACCACCCTGGTCCGGGACGCGCACCGGGAGAAACTGATCGTGCACGCCTGGACGTTCCGCGCGGAGAACCAGTTCCTCCCCGCCGACTTCCGTGCCGGCGCCGACCCGAACGCCCGCGGCGACATCACCGCCGAGTACGAGCTGTTCTACCAGCTCGGCCTGGACGGCGTCTTCGCCGACCACCCGGACACCGCCGTCGCCGCCCGCGCCGGCCTCGCCTGA
- a CDS encoding serine/threonine-protein kinase: MGRGGRGGRTGAQLLGERYRLIEQLGAGGMSVVWRGYDEVLGRQVAVKVLASRLASDRAFRHRIRTEAQAAARLVHPHITNVYDYGESQQVGLTVPYVVMELVDGEPLTVRLGRDRQLPWPEALTIAAETTSALAAAHARGVVHRDVTPGNVMLTPTGVKVVDFGISALTGESEKGPDGALLGTPAYLAPERLDDGQVSPATDVYAVGLLLYRMLTGRLPWAASTTTQMLRAHLYTEPAPMPPVPGLPEQVRDLVRRCLAKRPDQRPTSAELARALAGAAGVPAAVPVSPTADPGPLASAETTILPWSAETDALPSSVRRARPAAGRRRSLQAAAVAVGLLTVTGVAWGMSGQAPASGDQTDPDATRMALTAPAPCLVSYTLGSDDGKTFAADLTLANTGPVELRDWTLRFDLPGEQTVTGAKPVEARQQGRTVELAPAADAASLAPAATTRIALTGRYVGANPLPVRFQVGDRACDVRVSGVAGSAPSPTAVTPTATTGGRSAATGGAGDVTAGSSGGAAVAKPRPGPEPKAKPKPKPKPKGKGEDTKKAASPDQDRDDDDDDDDDDDDDDGDDDD, encoded by the coding sequence ATGGGTCGAGGGGGTCGAGGGGGCAGGACCGGGGCGCAACTGCTCGGCGAGCGGTACCGGTTGATCGAGCAGCTCGGCGCGGGCGGCATGTCCGTGGTGTGGCGCGGCTACGACGAGGTGCTCGGCCGGCAGGTGGCGGTGAAGGTGCTCGCCTCGCGGCTGGCCAGTGACCGGGCGTTCCGGCACCGGATCCGCACCGAGGCGCAGGCCGCCGCCCGGCTGGTCCACCCGCACATCACCAACGTCTACGACTACGGCGAGTCCCAGCAGGTCGGGCTGACCGTGCCGTACGTGGTGATGGAGCTGGTCGACGGCGAGCCGTTGACCGTCCGGCTCGGCCGGGACCGGCAACTGCCCTGGCCGGAGGCGCTCACCATCGCCGCCGAGACGACGTCCGCGCTGGCCGCCGCGCACGCCCGCGGCGTGGTGCACCGGGACGTCACCCCGGGCAACGTCATGCTCACCCCGACCGGGGTGAAGGTCGTCGACTTCGGCATCTCCGCGCTGACCGGCGAGAGCGAGAAGGGCCCGGACGGCGCGCTGCTCGGCACCCCGGCCTACCTGGCCCCGGAACGGCTCGACGACGGCCAGGTCTCCCCGGCCACCGACGTGTACGCGGTCGGGCTGCTCCTCTACCGGATGCTCACCGGCCGGCTGCCCTGGGCGGCGAGCACCACCACCCAGATGCTCCGCGCCCACCTCTACACCGAACCGGCGCCGATGCCCCCGGTGCCCGGCCTGCCCGAGCAGGTACGCGACCTGGTGCGCCGGTGTCTGGCCAAGCGCCCCGACCAGCGCCCGACCAGCGCCGAGCTGGCCCGTGCCCTCGCCGGGGCGGCGGGCGTGCCGGCTGCCGTACCGGTGTCACCGACCGCCGACCCGGGCCCGCTGGCCAGCGCCGAGACCACGATCCTGCCCTGGTCGGCGGAGACCGACGCGCTGCCGTCGTCGGTGCGTCGGGCCCGCCCGGCGGCGGGCCGGCGGCGGAGCCTGCAGGCGGCGGCGGTGGCCGTCGGGCTGTTGACGGTGACCGGCGTGGCGTGGGGGATGAGCGGTCAAGCCCCCGCCAGCGGCGACCAGACCGACCCGGACGCGACCCGGATGGCGCTGACCGCGCCCGCCCCCTGCCTGGTCTCCTACACGCTGGGCAGCGACGACGGTAAGACCTTCGCGGCAGACCTGACGCTGGCCAACACCGGTCCGGTCGAGTTGCGGGACTGGACGCTGCGGTTCGACCTGCCCGGCGAGCAGACGGTGACCGGCGCGAAGCCGGTCGAGGCACGCCAGCAGGGACGGACGGTCGAGCTGGCCCCGGCCGCCGACGCCGCGTCCCTCGCCCCGGCCGCCACCACGCGTATCGCGCTGACCGGCCGGTACGTCGGCGCGAACCCGCTGCCGGTGCGGTTCCAGGTCGGCGACCGGGCCTGCGACGTGCGGGTCTCCGGGGTCGCCGGCAGCGCGCCGTCGCCCACCGCCGTCACCCCCACCGCCACCACGGGCGGGAGGTCCGCCGCCACCGGAGGGGCGGGTGACGTCACGGCCGGCTCGTCCGGCGGCGCTGCGGTGGCCAAGCCCAGACCCGGCCCCGAGCCGAAGGCCAAACCCAAGCCCAAGCCGAAGCCGAAGGGCAAGGGTGAGGACACAAAAAAAGCGGCAAGCCCGGACCAGGACCGGGACGACGACGATGACGATGACGATGACGATGACGATGACGACGGTGACGACGATGACTGA
- a CDS encoding TrkA family potassium uptake protein gives MSAELRPTGVVVIGLGRFGTYLAATLGRLGHEVLAVDRDPAVVQKWSAHLDRVVQADSTEEEALRQLAVGDYRRAVVCIGASVEASVLTVLALAEIGGPEIWARATSGKHARILSSVGARHVVFPEAETGERVAHLIVSKMLDYIEIDVDFAIAKVRVPPPLVGRTLREAALTERYGVMVVGAKEPGERFRYAGPDTVLAEGCLLIVEGAIDQVQRFAALT, from the coding sequence TTGTCGGCTGAGCTGCGGCCCACCGGAGTGGTGGTGATCGGACTGGGCCGGTTCGGCACCTACCTGGCCGCCACGCTGGGCAGGCTGGGTCACGAGGTGCTGGCCGTCGACCGCGATCCGGCCGTCGTGCAGAAGTGGTCCGCCCACCTGGACCGGGTGGTGCAGGCGGACTCCACCGAGGAGGAAGCGCTGCGCCAGCTCGCGGTGGGCGACTACCGGCGGGCGGTGGTGTGCATCGGCGCGTCGGTCGAGGCGAGCGTGCTGACCGTCCTCGCGTTGGCCGAGATCGGCGGGCCGGAGATCTGGGCCCGGGCCACCTCCGGCAAGCACGCCCGGATCCTCTCCTCGGTCGGGGCCCGGCACGTGGTCTTCCCGGAGGCGGAGACCGGGGAGCGGGTCGCGCACCTGATCGTCAGCAAGATGCTCGACTACATCGAGATCGACGTGGACTTCGCCATCGCGAAGGTGCGGGTGCCGCCGCCCCTGGTCGGCCGGACCCTGCGGGAGGCGGCGCTCACCGAGCGGTACGGGGTGATGGTCGTCGGCGCGAAGGAGCCCGGGGAGCGGTTCCGCTACGCGGGGCCGGACACCGTGCTCGCCGAGGGTTGCCTGCTCATCGTGGAGGGCGCCATCGACCAGGTGCAGCGCTTCGCCGCGCTCACCTGA